In a genomic window of Erigeron canadensis isolate Cc75 chromosome 5, C_canadensis_v1, whole genome shotgun sequence:
- the LOC122600769 gene encoding bifunctional dTDP-4-dehydrorhamnose 3,5-epimerase/dTDP-4-dehydrorhamnose reductase, protein MVSQSNGSQTTTTAPLNFLIYGRTGWIGGLLGKICESQNIKYTYGSGRLESRDTLVADLAAVNPTHVFNAAGVTGRPNVDWCESHKVETIRTNVVGTLTLADVCREKGLILINYATGCIFEYDDAHPLGSGLGFKEEDIPNFIGSFYSKTKAMVEELLKNYDNVCTLRVRMPISSDLTNPRNFITKISRYEKVVNIPNSMTILDELLPISVEMAKRNLTGIYNFTNPGCVSHNEVLELYREYIDSSFTWKNFSLEEQAKVIIAPRSNNELDTTKLKAEFPELLSIKESLVKYVFAPNRKTPIAA, encoded by the exons ATGGTTTCCCAATCCAACGGTTCACAAACAACAACCACAGCCCCTTTAAACTTCTTGATCTACGGTCGAACCGGTTGGATTGGGGGTCTACTTGGCAAAATCTGTGAATCTCAAAACATCAAATACACATATGGGTCAGGCAGGCTAGAGTCACGTGACACCCTGGTCGCTGACCTTGCTGCCGTGAACCCAACTCACGTGTTCAACGCTGCTGGTGTGACTGGCAGACCAAACGTTGACTGGTGTGAGTCACATAAAGTTGAAACCATTAGGACTAATGTTGTTGGGACATTGACTCTTGCTGATGTTTGTCGTGAAAAAggtttgattttgattaattaTGCTACTGGGTGTATTTTTGAGTATGATGATGCTCATCCTCTCGGGTCGGGTCTTGGGTTTAAGGAAGAGGATATTCCCAACTTTATTGGATCTTTTTACTCCAAGACTAAAGCTATG GTAGAGGAACTGCTCAAAAACTACGATAATGTCTGCACATTACGTGTAAGGATGCCTATCTCTTCGGATCTTACAAACCCCCGAAACTTCATCACAAAAATCAGCCGCTACGAGAAAGTGGTCAACATCCCAAACTCCATGACCATTCTTGACGAGCTTCTCCCAATCTCTGTAGAAATGGCTAAGAGAAACCTAACCGGGATCTACAATTTCACTAACCCTGGTTGTGTTAGCCACAATGAAGTCTTGGAGCTGTACCGTGAGTACATTGACTCAAGCTTTACATGGAAGAACTTCAGTCTTGAAGAACAAGCAAAAGTGATAATTGCACCAAGAAGCAACAATGAACTAGATACCACCAAGTTAAAAGCTGAGTTTCCTGAGCTCTTATCGATCAAAGAATCACTTGTGAAGTACGTGTTTGCACCAAACCGAAAGACGCCAATTGCAGCCTAA